One genomic window of Pontibacillus halophilus JSM 076056 = DSM 19796 includes the following:
- a CDS encoding phage holin family protein, which produces MKNWLLSIIVNAVALIAVAQLFDSFQLKGFTAALLASFILSILNVIVKPFLVILTLPITVISLGLFLFVINAITLMITQSLIGESFVIDGFGTAIIAAIIISLLNLVLNQLVKEL; this is translated from the coding sequence ATGAAGAATTGGCTCTTATCCATTATCGTTAACGCGGTTGCACTTATAGCAGTTGCCCAGCTGTTCGATTCGTTTCAACTGAAAGGATTCACTGCAGCTCTGTTGGCAAGCTTTATCCTTTCCATATTAAATGTCATCGTAAAGCCCTTTCTCGTTATCTTGACGTTACCCATTACAGTCATTAGCCTTGGGTTGTTCTTATTTGTGATTAATGCAATTACGCTGATGATTACTCAATCGCTAATCGGTGAATCCTTCGTCATTGACGGATTTGGGACTGCGATCATAGCTGCTATTATTATTTCCTTGCTGAATTTAGTACTCAATCAATTGGTGAAGGAGTTATAA
- a CDS encoding nucleoside recognition domain-containing protein has protein sequence MGGIIKRGLQKGLLLTWSLGKIIFPVTLIVTILRFTPILPYIMNAISPIMKWIGLPGEAAIPLVLGNFLNLYAGIGAIVSFDFTVKEVFILAVMLSFSHNLLIESSVASRVGVSWWLISGIRLSLAFISAILIHVLWPGGQEMAQYGLVQQQGADPETYLGILWLGIKNASMSIIQLALIVIPLMVVMQWLKEKHWLERFSRWLAPFTKVLGVERNASTTLVAGLTIGLAYGAGLMMDAVKEDGVSRKDMYLSLIFLVSCHAVVEDTLIFIPLGIPIWPLLVIRLTTAIVLTAIVGFIWNRFFTKRKDASYDHSYPTL, from the coding sequence GTGGGAGGAATTATAAAACGTGGTTTGCAGAAGGGGTTACTGCTTACGTGGTCACTTGGTAAAATCATCTTTCCAGTAACATTAATCGTAACGATTCTACGGTTCACGCCGATTTTACCTTATATCATGAATGCAATTTCTCCAATTATGAAGTGGATTGGCTTGCCAGGGGAAGCAGCCATTCCGCTTGTATTGGGGAATTTTTTGAATTTGTATGCTGGAATTGGAGCTATTGTTTCCTTTGACTTCACGGTGAAGGAAGTGTTTATCTTAGCTGTGATGCTCTCGTTCTCACATAATTTGCTGATTGAATCATCTGTAGCCTCTCGAGTTGGAGTGAGCTGGTGGCTAATTTCAGGTATTCGCTTATCACTTGCCTTTATTTCAGCCATACTAATTCATGTACTATGGCCTGGTGGACAAGAAATGGCCCAGTATGGACTCGTTCAGCAACAGGGTGCGGATCCTGAGACCTATCTTGGTATTCTTTGGCTAGGAATCAAGAATGCAAGTATGAGTATTATTCAACTTGCTCTCATTGTGATCCCGCTAATGGTGGTCATGCAATGGCTTAAGGAGAAACATTGGTTAGAACGCTTTTCTCGATGGTTGGCTCCATTTACGAAAGTGCTCGGTGTTGAACGAAATGCCTCAACGACCCTTGTAGCTGGTCTGACGATTGGACTTGCCTACGGTGCTGGTCTTATGATGGATGCGGTGAAGGAAGATGGGGTTTCGAGGAAAGATATGTACTTGTCACTAATTTTCCTTGTATCGTGCCATGCGGTTGTGGAAGACACACTCATCTTCATACCGTTAGGGATCCCTATATGGCCGTTGCTAGTCATTCGACTAACGACTGCAATTGTACTGACCGCAATTGTTGGGTTCATATGGAACAGATTTTTCACAAAACGAAAGGATGCATCTTATGACCATTCATACCCTACTCTTTGA
- a CDS encoding PspC domain-containing protein — translation MKELKRSKRDRMVSGVLGGVAQYFSISATLVRLIFVAVCLLTQVFPLLLLYVVAMFIMPKGSEMEE, via the coding sequence ATGAAAGAATTAAAGCGTTCTAAGCGAGATAGAATGGTTTCAGGCGTATTAGGTGGCGTGGCTCAGTATTTTTCAATAAGTGCAACGCTTGTGCGACTCATTTTCGTAGCGGTTTGTTTACTAACACAAGTATTTCCGTTACTCCTGTTATACGTCGTTGCCATGTTTATCATGCCGAAAGGGAGTGAGATGGAGGAATGA
- the lgt gene encoding prolipoprotein diacylglyceryl transferase has translation MSELGNPEPLSRVFLDLGPFTIYWYGVIIATGLFIGLWMATKESQRLGLPKDIFVDLLVFAIPIAILSARIYYVIFEWNRFKDASFIEMIAVWEGGIAIHGALIGSVLTALVFARVRKVSFWKLADIAAPSIILGQAVGRWGNFMNQEAHGGPVSESFYENVMQYFPDFIVNQMVIDGTLYHPTFLYESVWNFLVLALLLYLRRVNPKRGEIFLTYVIAYSIGRFFIEGMRTDSLYVFEVIRMAQAISVALVVGAVLLMIFRRRQNPDLVSYDYVEPKKKAKGKKKSKKK, from the coding sequence ATGAGTGAACTAGGAAATCCAGAGCCGTTAAGCCGGGTCTTTCTTGACCTTGGCCCTTTTACGATTTACTGGTATGGGGTCATCATCGCAACGGGGCTATTTATCGGTCTCTGGATGGCAACGAAAGAATCGCAACGTCTAGGGTTGCCTAAAGACATTTTTGTGGATTTACTCGTCTTTGCTATTCCAATTGCAATCTTAAGTGCGAGGATCTATTACGTTATATTTGAGTGGAACCGATTTAAAGATGCTTCCTTCATAGAAATGATTGCAGTTTGGGAAGGTGGGATCGCCATCCATGGCGCTCTCATAGGTTCGGTGTTGACCGCACTCGTCTTCGCTAGAGTTCGAAAGGTGAGCTTCTGGAAACTTGCAGATATTGCAGCACCAAGTATTATTCTTGGACAAGCTGTAGGACGTTGGGGCAACTTTATGAACCAAGAGGCACACGGTGGTCCTGTGTCAGAATCTTTCTATGAGAATGTGATGCAGTACTTTCCGGATTTCATCGTTAATCAAATGGTGATTGATGGAACGCTCTATCACCCCACGTTCTTGTATGAGTCGGTATGGAATTTCCTTGTATTAGCCCTCCTGTTGTACTTGAGAAGAGTGAACCCGAAACGTGGAGAGATATTCTTAACGTATGTTATTGCCTATTCCATCGGGCGATTCTTTATTGAGGGCATGAGAACAGATAGCTTATACGTATTTGAAGTGATTCGAATGGCTCAAGCTATATCTGTTGCCTTAGTCGTTGGAGCGGTGCTCTTAATGATTTTCCGTCGTAGACAGAACCCAGACCTAGTATCTTACGATTATGTAGAGCCTAAGAAAAAGGCGAAAGGGAAGAAGAAGTCGAAGAAAAAGTAG
- the uvrA gene encoding excinuclease ABC subunit UvrA, whose translation MEQKSISVRGARAHNLKSVDVDLPKNSLIVMTGLSGSGKSSLAFDTIYAEGQRRYVESLSAYARQFLGQMDKPDVDSIEGLSPAISIDQKTTSKNPRSTVGTVTEIYDYLRLLYARVGRPTCPNHGIEISSQTVQQMVDRLLEFPKRTKIQVLAPIVSGRKGTHAKVFERLKKEGYVRLRVDGEMREVTEEFELNKNKKHSIEVVIDRIAVKEGITGRITDSLETALRLGEGQAIADVIDGEELYFNEDHACPICGFSIGELEPRMFSFNSPYGACERCDGLGTQLEVDVDLVIPDWSLSLKQHALAPWEPASSQYYPQMLQSVCNHYGIDMDIPIRDIPKNQLDIILYGSGDEKVFFRYENDFGKVRENEIFFEGVVPNVARRYRETSSDYIREQMEKYMSQRSCPKCEGYRLKEESLAVLINGYHIGHVVDYSIKDAITFFESVELTEKEEQIARMILKEICDRLEFLMNVGLEYLTMSRSAGTLSGGEAQRIRLATQIGAALTGVLYVLDEPSIGLHQRDNDRLINTLKNMRDLGNTLIVVEHDEDTMLAADHLIDIGPGAGSHGGNIVSQGTPQQVMKDEESLTGQYLSGEKFIPLPAERRVKDDRSIEIVGAEENNLKGVNATLPLGMMTTVTGVSGSGKSTLVNEILLKSLSQNLHRSKVKPGKHKEIKGMEHLEKVINIDQSPIGRTPRSNPATYTGVFDDIRDVFAQTNEAKIRGYKKGRFSFNVKGGRCEACRGDGIIKIEMHFLPDVYVPCEICDGKRYNRETLEVKYKNKSIADVLEMTIEEAYEFFENIPKIKRKLSTVFDVGLGYIRLGQPATTLSGGEAQRVKLASELHRRSTGKSLYILDEPTTGLHVDDISRLLKVLQRLVKNGDTVLIIEHNLDIIKAADHIIDLGPEGGEKGGEIIATGTPEEIAEQKQSYTGHYLGPVLERDRKRMEERLHQKEKVSR comes from the coding sequence ATGGAACAAAAATCGATCAGCGTAAGAGGCGCAAGAGCCCACAACCTAAAAAGTGTTGACGTTGACCTCCCAAAAAATAGCTTAATCGTGATGACTGGTTTGTCAGGTTCAGGGAAATCCTCCCTTGCCTTTGATACCATCTACGCGGAAGGGCAGCGCCGGTATGTAGAATCACTATCTGCCTATGCTCGACAGTTCTTAGGGCAGATGGATAAGCCTGATGTGGATAGCATTGAAGGCTTATCACCGGCCATCTCAATTGACCAAAAGACAACAAGCAAGAACCCTCGTTCAACGGTTGGTACCGTAACGGAAATATACGATTACCTTCGTCTTCTATATGCTCGTGTTGGACGACCAACTTGTCCAAATCACGGAATTGAAATTTCATCACAAACTGTTCAGCAGATGGTCGACCGCTTGTTGGAGTTTCCTAAACGGACAAAGATTCAAGTCCTTGCACCAATTGTATCTGGACGTAAAGGTACACATGCGAAAGTGTTTGAACGCTTAAAGAAAGAAGGATATGTTCGTCTTCGTGTAGATGGAGAGATGAGGGAAGTTACCGAGGAGTTTGAACTAAATAAGAACAAGAAGCACTCTATTGAAGTCGTCATTGACCGTATTGCTGTTAAAGAAGGAATCACAGGACGTATTACCGATTCACTTGAAACGGCTTTACGACTTGGTGAAGGACAAGCCATTGCGGATGTAATTGATGGAGAGGAATTGTACTTTAATGAGGATCATGCATGTCCGATCTGTGGATTTTCCATTGGTGAGTTGGAACCTCGGATGTTCTCATTTAACAGTCCATACGGAGCTTGCGAACGCTGTGATGGACTTGGAACGCAACTGGAAGTGGATGTGGACCTTGTCATCCCAGATTGGAGTTTGTCGCTAAAGCAACATGCCTTAGCACCTTGGGAACCTGCTAGTTCACAGTACTACCCACAAATGCTCCAAAGTGTCTGTAACCATTACGGCATTGATATGGATATTCCAATCCGTGATATTCCTAAGAACCAGCTCGATATTATTCTCTATGGTAGCGGAGATGAGAAAGTATTCTTCCGCTATGAGAATGACTTCGGCAAAGTTCGTGAGAATGAAATCTTCTTTGAAGGCGTCGTTCCGAATGTTGCACGTCGTTACCGTGAGACATCTTCTGATTATATTCGTGAACAAATGGAAAAGTATATGTCCCAACGCTCTTGCCCGAAATGTGAAGGGTATCGATTGAAGGAAGAGTCCTTGGCTGTGCTCATTAATGGGTATCATATTGGTCATGTTGTGGATTATTCCATTAAGGACGCCATCACGTTCTTTGAATCTGTTGAGCTAACTGAAAAGGAAGAGCAAATCGCTCGCATGATTCTAAAGGAAATATGCGACCGACTCGAGTTCTTAATGAATGTCGGATTAGAGTATTTAACGATGTCACGTTCTGCTGGAACGTTGTCAGGTGGAGAGGCGCAACGAATTCGTCTCGCTACTCAAATCGGAGCCGCGCTTACAGGTGTCTTGTATGTGCTTGATGAACCATCCATCGGTCTACACCAGCGAGACAACGATCGACTGATTAACACATTGAAGAATATGCGTGATTTAGGCAATACGCTTATTGTCGTTGAGCATGATGAGGATACGATGCTAGCTGCTGACCATCTAATTGACATTGGTCCAGGTGCTGGTTCTCATGGAGGAAATATCGTTTCTCAAGGCACTCCTCAACAAGTGATGAAGGATGAAGAATCCTTAACTGGTCAGTATTTATCCGGAGAGAAATTCATTCCCCTTCCAGCTGAGCGTAGAGTGAAAGACGACCGTTCGATTGAAATTGTTGGGGCAGAAGAGAACAACTTGAAGGGTGTAAACGCGACGTTGCCACTTGGGATGATGACGACAGTGACGGGCGTATCTGGGTCTGGTAAGAGTACGCTAGTGAACGAAATTCTCTTGAAGTCTTTATCTCAGAACCTTCATCGAAGCAAGGTGAAACCTGGTAAGCATAAAGAAATTAAAGGCATGGAGCATCTTGAGAAAGTGATTAACATTGACCAGTCTCCAATCGGTAGAACACCACGTTCCAATCCTGCGACCTATACAGGTGTCTTCGACGACATCAGAGACGTATTTGCTCAGACCAATGAAGCGAAGATTCGCGGGTACAAGAAGGGACGCTTCAGCTTTAACGTCAAGGGTGGTCGTTGTGAAGCGTGTCGAGGAGACGGTATTATTAAGATTGAGATGCACTTCCTCCCAGATGTGTATGTTCCATGTGAGATATGCGATGGCAAGCGATACAACCGTGAGACGTTAGAAGTGAAATATAAGAACAAGAGTATTGCTGACGTGTTGGAAATGACAATTGAAGAGGCGTATGAGTTCTTCGAAAACATTCCAAAAATTAAACGGAAGCTTTCAACCGTCTTTGATGTAGGACTAGGCTACATCCGCTTAGGCCAACCAGCTACGACGTTATCTGGAGGAGAGGCTCAGCGTGTTAAGTTGGCAAGTGAGCTTCATCGTCGTTCCACAGGAAAGTCACTCTATATCTTGGATGAACCCACAACAGGGTTGCATGTGGACGATATCTCGCGCTTATTGAAAGTGTTGCAGCGATTAGTGAAGAATGGGGATACGGTTCTTATCATTGAACACAACCTCGACATTATCAAAGCGGCTGATCATATTATTGACCTTGGTCCTGAAGGTGGGGAGAAAGGTGGCGAAATTATCGCGACTGGTACTCCAGAAGAGATTGCAGAACAGAAACAATCCTACACAGGTCACTATTTAGGGCCAGTGCTAGAACGAGATCGTAAGCGGATGGAAGAGCGATTGCACCAGAAGGAAAAAGTGTCACGTTGA
- a CDS encoding YojF family protein, with protein MESIQKEQVQQALDQFLNKEVYVHLETTNGAYASHFDKNAYNVGAFIRNAPIQYSQAKIVGEHSFRVGLKAQHGWVYAEGLTDFEIDDQNRLLMAGHDVEGRLMVALEISETPFGQ; from the coding sequence ATGGAATCAATACAAAAGGAACAAGTGCAACAGGCGTTAGACCAATTTCTAAATAAAGAAGTCTATGTCCACTTAGAAACAACAAATGGCGCTTACGCAAGCCACTTTGATAAAAATGCTTATAATGTAGGAGCATTTATTCGTAATGCACCGATTCAATATAGTCAGGCTAAAATAGTGGGGGAGCACTCTTTCCGCGTAGGATTGAAGGCTCAACACGGTTGGGTGTATGCCGAAGGATTAACCGACTTTGAAATTGATGACCAAAACCGGCTACTCATGGCGGGTCACGATGTAGAAGGACGTTTAATGGTCGCTTTAGAAATAAGCGAGACCCCATTTGGTCAATAA
- the bshB2 gene encoding bacillithiol biosynthesis deacetylase BshB2 — MEQHVVVILPHPDDEAFGASGTIIKFREEGTPVTYLCGTLGQMGRNMGSPFFANRETLPQIRKKELVDACKVLDVNLEMLGYHDKTLEFEDLGEVAEHLKSYLDNIKPSHVITFYPGHAVHPDHDAMGAAAIEAVKRMDEESRPEVWAKAITHDRYEKLGRPEITINVEDYFDRKLEAIEAHRSQAEGMLNQFRKSPELRELNAEGTKHLLNEEFYKWTFDK, encoded by the coding sequence ATGGAACAACACGTTGTAGTGATCTTGCCGCACCCAGACGATGAAGCGTTTGGTGCATCTGGTACAATCATTAAATTTAGAGAAGAAGGCACACCTGTGACTTATTTGTGCGGAACGTTAGGACAAATGGGACGCAATATGGGCAGCCCATTCTTCGCAAACCGCGAAACCCTACCACAAATTCGTAAGAAAGAGTTAGTTGATGCTTGTAAAGTGTTGGATGTGAACCTAGAGATGTTAGGCTATCATGACAAGACGCTTGAGTTTGAAGACCTTGGTGAAGTTGCGGAACATTTGAAATCATACTTGGATAACATTAAACCTTCACACGTCATCACGTTCTATCCTGGCCATGCTGTACACCCAGACCACGATGCTATGGGGGCAGCAGCCATCGAAGCTGTAAAGCGGATGGATGAAGAAAGTCGTCCGGAAGTGTGGGCTAAGGCCATTACACACGACCGCTACGAGAAGCTTGGTCGTCCTGAAATTACAATTAACGTAGAAGATTACTTTGATCGTAAATTAGAAGCAATTGAAGCACACCGCTCTCAAGCAGAAGGAATGCTCAATCAATTCCGTAAGAGCCCAGAACTTCGTGAACTAAATGCAGAGGGAACGAAGCACTTATTGAATGAAGAATTCTACAAGTGGACGTTTGATAAATAA
- a CDS encoding DUF4097 family beta strand repeat-containing protein, with amino-acid sequence MKEERLHILTLLERGDIDVDTAYSMLEELEQSSTQSSTTALTTDVSFREKENQRKEATQKGSKKDRIFRFIGETADKLKKIDLDLNFGSHYKVNHIFQYENVDVHRIEVEVGNGRLDVVAWEEEEVRIECQAQVYKQESQEEAREYFLKEARVSTRDRNLTVRIPSKRLKATVKMYVPQRMYDELVVRTFNGRIKLHSLRSERIQAKTANGKIEFHQLEGKEWDLETSNGQVIVSEGASQSLDISTINGSVHVNGEFNKADVQTVNGNIAYQNQNPHAETAFLQTTAGSVEVKVPDSLSIEGTLRSAIGTVSCKLPEFDVVRDTKETLKKEFVFSTKGGTTPPLHLEASSKSGSIVVMNEK; translated from the coding sequence ATGAAAGAAGAGCGTTTGCATATTCTAACGTTGCTCGAAAGAGGCGACATTGATGTAGATACGGCCTATTCGATGCTTGAAGAGCTAGAACAGTCGTCCACTCAATCATCTACCACTGCGTTGACGACGGATGTATCATTTCGTGAGAAAGAGAACCAGAGAAAAGAGGCAACTCAAAAAGGGTCGAAAAAGGATCGTATTTTCCGATTCATAGGCGAAACGGCTGATAAATTAAAGAAGATTGACCTGGATTTAAACTTCGGGAGTCATTACAAAGTCAATCATATCTTCCAATACGAAAACGTTGATGTTCATCGCATAGAAGTAGAAGTTGGGAATGGGCGCTTGGACGTAGTGGCATGGGAAGAGGAAGAAGTTCGGATAGAGTGTCAGGCACAGGTGTATAAACAAGAATCCCAAGAGGAAGCTAGAGAATACTTCCTGAAGGAAGCGCGGGTGTCTACTCGTGATAGAAACCTTACTGTTCGGATACCTTCTAAACGGCTGAAGGCGACAGTGAAAATGTATGTTCCTCAACGGATGTATGATGAACTGGTCGTTCGAACGTTCAATGGCCGTATCAAGCTTCATTCGCTAAGAAGTGAAAGAATTCAAGCTAAAACAGCTAATGGCAAAATTGAGTTTCATCAACTGGAGGGCAAGGAATGGGATTTGGAGACGTCTAACGGACAAGTGATCGTTTCAGAAGGCGCAAGTCAATCTCTAGATATCTCAACCATAAACGGAAGTGTCCATGTTAATGGTGAGTTTAATAAAGCTGATGTCCAAACCGTTAACGGAAATATTGCATACCAGAATCAAAATCCTCACGCCGAAACAGCATTTCTACAAACAACGGCTGGAAGTGTTGAGGTTAAGGTTCCAGACTCTTTATCAATTGAGGGTACCTTAAGGTCGGCGATTGGAACTGTATCGTGTAAACTTCCTGAATTTGATGTTGTAAGGGATACGAAAGAGACTCTAAAGAAAGAGTTTGTCTTTTCGACTAAGGGAGGCACAACTCCCCCGCTTCATCTGGAGGCTTCATCGAAGTCTGGTTCAATTGTAGTCATGAATGAGAAATAG
- the ppaX gene encoding pyrophosphatase PpaX codes for MTIHTLLFDLDGTLIDTNELIIASFLHTANTYAPGQYKREDVLKFIGPPLTESLKTMNPDEDVDEMMNTYRTHNQKNHDDYVKAYDGVVEAITTLKEKGYRLGIVTTKLRDTVDMGLSLTKLEGLFEVVVTLDDVTHAKPHPEPIMKAMIELGATPAETIMVGDNTHDIEAGQNAGTKTAGVAWTVKGRKTLEDLNPDYMLEHMSDILKVVTE; via the coding sequence ATGACCATTCATACCCTACTCTTTGATTTAGATGGAACGTTAATTGATACAAACGAATTAATTATTGCTTCATTCTTGCATACAGCAAATACGTATGCACCTGGACAGTACAAACGTGAAGATGTTCTTAAATTTATCGGACCTCCATTAACAGAAAGTTTAAAGACGATGAATCCAGATGAAGACGTAGATGAAATGATGAACACGTATCGAACGCATAATCAGAAGAACCATGATGATTATGTGAAAGCCTATGACGGAGTGGTGGAAGCCATCACGACGCTCAAGGAGAAAGGATATCGTCTAGGGATCGTGACGACCAAACTCCGTGATACGGTTGATATGGGACTTTCTTTAACGAAGTTAGAAGGGTTATTCGAGGTGGTGGTTACCTTAGATGACGTTACCCATGCTAAACCTCATCCTGAGCCAATTATGAAAGCCATGATTGAACTGGGTGCGACTCCTGCTGAAACCATCATGGTCGGTGACAATACACACGATATTGAAGCTGGACAAAATGCAGGAACGAAAACTGCAGGTGTGGCTTGGACCGTTAAAGGAAGAAAGACGCTTGAAGACTTGAATCCAGATTACATGCTTGAACATATGAGTGATATTCTTAAAGTTGTAACGGAGTGA
- the hprK gene encoding HPr(Ser) kinase/phosphatase, with translation MTKVRTQDLLDRFNLEIVAGEDGVHREITTSDISRPGMEMAGYFKYYPAERLQLLGKTELSFFNELSDSEKADRVEKLCTDITPGIVITRGMEVPVMLIEAANEAGVPIMRSPNKTTRVISRLTNYLETKFAPFTAIHGVLVDVYGVGVMITGQSGVGKSETALELVKRGHRLVADDSVEIRQEDYDKLIGSSPPLIEHLLEIRGLGIINVMTLFGAGAVRSYKKISMIINLELWDQQKQYDRLGLEEETMRIMDVEVPKATVPVRPGRNLAVIIEVAAMNFRLKQMGINAAEEFSDRLTNMIDQSGRGNHEKGGFTE, from the coding sequence ATGACAAAGGTTCGAACTCAGGACTTACTAGATCGATTTAATCTCGAAATTGTTGCGGGAGAAGATGGCGTTCATCGTGAAATTACGACGAGTGACATCTCCCGACCAGGCATGGAAATGGCCGGGTATTTTAAATACTATCCAGCTGAACGCTTACAGCTACTTGGGAAAACCGAACTCTCATTCTTTAACGAATTGTCAGATAGTGAGAAGGCGGACCGTGTGGAGAAGCTATGTACAGACATTACACCTGGGATTGTCATTACACGAGGGATGGAAGTACCAGTCATGCTAATTGAGGCTGCCAATGAAGCGGGTGTGCCTATTATGCGTTCACCAAACAAGACGACACGTGTCATTAGTCGTTTAACGAATTACTTAGAAACTAAATTTGCCCCATTTACAGCCATTCATGGTGTCCTTGTTGACGTTTACGGTGTTGGGGTGATGATTACGGGGCAGAGCGGTGTCGGTAAGAGTGAGACTGCGCTTGAATTAGTGAAGAGGGGTCATCGTCTTGTTGCGGACGACAGTGTCGAAATCCGTCAAGAAGACTATGATAAGCTCATTGGTAGCTCACCTCCGTTAATTGAGCATCTCTTGGAGATTCGAGGACTCGGCATTATTAATGTAATGACGTTGTTTGGTGCTGGTGCGGTTCGTAGTTATAAGAAGATCTCCATGATTATCAATTTAGAATTATGGGACCAACAGAAGCAATACGACCGTCTAGGTCTTGAGGAAGAAACCATGCGAATCATGGACGTAGAAGTACCGAAAGCCACTGTGCCGGTACGTCCAGGTCGAAACTTGGCAGTTATTATTGAAGTAGCTGCTATGAACTTCCGTCTGAAACAAATGGGCATTAATGCAGCTGAAGAATTCTCAGACCGGTTAACAAATATGATTGACCAAAGTGGCAGAGGCAATCATGAAAAAGGAGGCTTTACGGAATGA